In a genomic window of Anoxybacter fermentans:
- the dapF gene encoding diaminopimelate epimerase, whose amino-acid sequence MINFIKMHGLGNDFILVNLFTEPEIDYQNLAKDWCHRQLGIGADGLVLIQPPEKKENHFKMTIYNSDGSEADMCGNAIRCFAKYVYEKKMVDLEEFRIETRAGVMVPKVNVVEGKVVSVQVDMGKPRFKPDEIPINLPTQEVIDKKVRVGDGYYRINALSMGNPHCVIFVDDVDHYPVEKVGPIIECDPIFPARVNVEFVEVLNRKEIKMRVWERGAGLTLACGTGACASVVACVKNDLTVPEVTVHLPGGDLFIKWAKDDHVYMTGPATYVYTGQINI is encoded by the coding sequence TTGATAAATTTTATTAAAATGCATGGACTTGGAAATGATTTTATTCTGGTAAACCTTTTTACTGAACCAGAGATTGATTATCAAAATTTGGCTAAAGACTGGTGCCACCGTCAACTGGGTATTGGTGCAGATGGTCTGGTACTGATTCAACCCCCTGAAAAGAAAGAAAATCACTTCAAGATGACCATATATAACTCTGATGGCAGTGAAGCAGATATGTGTGGTAATGCCATCCGTTGTTTTGCAAAATACGTCTATGAAAAGAAAATGGTAGATTTAGAAGAATTCAGAATTGAAACTAGAGCTGGGGTAATGGTTCCCAAAGTAAATGTTGTTGAGGGGAAAGTGGTCAGCGTTCAGGTTGATATGGGTAAACCCCGTTTTAAACCAGATGAAATACCCATAAATTTACCTACTCAGGAAGTAATCGATAAAAAAGTTCGGGTTGGTGATGGTTACTACCGTATCAATGCTTTATCTATGGGTAATCCCCACTGCGTTATTTTTGTAGATGATGTAGACCATTACCCAGTTGAAAAAGTAGGACCGATAATTGAATGTGATCCAATCTTTCCAGCTAGAGTCAATGTAGAATTTGTCGAGGTATTAAATCGTAAAGAAATTAAGATGCGGGTTTGGGAGCGTGGTGCAGGATTAACTCTGGCCTGTGGAACCGGAGCTTGTGCCTCGGTAGTTGCCTGTGTCAAAAATGATTTAACAGTTCCTGAAGTTACTGTTCATTTGCCTGGGGGAGATTTATTTATAAAGTGGGCAAAGGATGACCATGTATATATGACAGGTCCAGCTACCTATGTTTATACAGGACAAATTAATATTTGA
- a CDS encoding LL-diaminopimelate aminotransferase, with amino-acid sequence MELAQRVQNLPPYLFAEIDAMIAEAKAKKVDVISFGIGDPDQPTPRHIVNKAIEAIQDPNTHSYPSYIGMYSFRKAIADFYQKRFGVSLDPDKEVLALIGTKEGIAHLPWCILNPGDIALVPDPAYPVYKTATILCNATPYMMPLLKENDFLPDLDEIDHQIAKKAKLMFLNYPNNPTGAVATREFFEEVIQFAYEYDIIVAHDAAYSEIAFDGYQPLSILEIPRAKEIAVEFYSLSKTYNMTGWRIGALVGNAEIVNALGRIKTNVDSGIFEAVQYAGIEALTGPQNSVDEINDLYKRRRDLVLSYLKELGWPVQPNKATFYVWLPVPKGYTSEEFSKEVFKKTGVFFTPGIGYGKYGEGYVRLSLTVSEDRIKEAFQRIKDSGIRYSS; translated from the coding sequence ATGGAACTTGCACAACGTGTCCAAAATTTACCTCCTTACTTATTTGCTGAAATTGATGCCATGATTGCTGAAGCCAAAGCAAAAAAAGTAGATGTAATCAGCTTTGGAATTGGGGATCCTGATCAACCGACGCCACGTCATATTGTTAATAAGGCTATAGAAGCCATTCAGGATCCTAATACCCATTCTTATCCTTCCTATATTGGAATGTACAGTTTTCGTAAGGCTATAGCTGATTTTTATCAAAAACGATTTGGAGTTAGTCTGGATCCGGATAAAGAAGTGCTGGCCCTTATCGGTACTAAAGAGGGAATTGCTCATCTTCCCTGGTGTATTTTAAATCCCGGCGATATAGCTTTGGTTCCAGATCCTGCCTATCCTGTCTATAAAACAGCTACAATTCTATGTAATGCTACTCCTTATATGATGCCTCTTCTGAAAGAAAATGATTTTCTTCCAGATTTAGATGAGATTGATCATCAAATCGCTAAAAAGGCTAAACTTATGTTTTTAAACTATCCGAATAATCCTACAGGAGCAGTGGCAACCAGAGAATTTTTTGAAGAGGTAATTCAATTTGCATATGAATATGATATAATTGTGGCTCATGATGCAGCTTATTCAGAAATAGCATTTGATGGATACCAACCACTGAGTATATTAGAAATACCGCGAGCCAAAGAAATTGCGGTAGAATTTTATTCATTATCGAAAACATATAATATGACAGGATGGCGGATTGGCGCTCTGGTAGGTAATGCTGAAATTGTGAATGCTTTAGGGCGGATTAAAACAAATGTGGATTCAGGGATTTTTGAAGCAGTTCAGTATGCTGGAATTGAAGCATTGACTGGCCCTCAAAATTCTGTTGATGAGATCAATGATCTTTATAAACGCCGCCGTGATCTAGTGCTTTCCTATCTTAAAGAGTTGGGTTGGCCAGTACAGCCGAATAAAGCTACTTTCTATGTCTGGCTTCCTGTTCCAAAGGGTTATACATCAGAAGAGTTTTCAAAAGAGGTCTTTAAAAAGACCGGTGTATTTTTCACACCTGGTATTGGTTATGGTAAGTATGGAGAAGGTTATGTTCGATTATCACTAACAGTAAGTGAGGATCGAATCAAAGAAGCTTTCCAAAGAATAAAGGATAGTGGAATTCGTTATAGTTCTTAG
- a CDS encoding TIGR00366 family protein encodes MQKMSNFFVKLVQKYLPDPFIFAVLLTFIVFVMGLVFTDSGFMGMIQHWSDGFWKLLTFSMQMCLILITGHALASSPIVKKFLKKIADRCSSPGKAILITSVVALIASWIHWGFGLVTGALLAKEIAKKVKGVDYPLLIASAYIGFLVWHGGLSGSAPLAVATPNHVNEALIGIIPTSQTIFAPFNLIIVIVLIIIMPFVNRAMMPKKEDVIEIDPALLEEKSKIYQAAASEMTPAERLENSKIISYIIGGMGLIYIIYYFTTNGFSLNLNILNFTFLFVGILLHQTPIRYVKAVGEAVKGAGGIILQFPFYAGIMGMMVGSGLAAMISNWFVSISNKYTFPLFTFLSAGIINFFVPSGGGQWAVQAPIMLPAGIELGVPAAKTVMAVAWGDAWTNMVQPFWALPALGIAGLNAKDIMGYCVVAMLISGIFISLGLIFL; translated from the coding sequence ATTCAAAAAATGTCAAACTTTTTTGTAAAGTTGGTACAAAAGTATTTACCTGATCCATTTATCTTTGCAGTGCTCCTGACATTTATTGTTTTTGTGATGGGTTTGGTTTTTACGGATAGTGGGTTTATGGGTATGATTCAGCATTGGAGTGATGGATTCTGGAAACTTCTCACTTTCTCTATGCAGATGTGTTTAATTTTAATTACCGGCCATGCTTTAGCCAGCTCACCTATAGTTAAAAAATTTCTTAAAAAGATTGCTGACAGATGTTCCTCACCAGGAAAAGCTATTTTGATAACTTCCGTAGTAGCTTTAATAGCATCCTGGATTCACTGGGGCTTCGGATTGGTAACAGGTGCTCTGTTAGCAAAAGAGATAGCTAAAAAAGTTAAAGGTGTAGATTATCCTCTGCTTATTGCCAGTGCTTATATTGGTTTTCTGGTCTGGCATGGTGGGCTTTCCGGTTCGGCACCTTTAGCAGTAGCTACTCCTAATCATGTAAACGAAGCATTGATAGGAATTATTCCAACTTCTCAGACAATATTTGCTCCATTTAATTTAATCATTGTTATTGTGCTCATTATAATTATGCCTTTTGTTAACAGAGCAATGATGCCAAAAAAAGAAGATGTAATAGAAATTGACCCAGCTCTTTTAGAAGAAAAAAGCAAAATATATCAGGCTGCTGCATCAGAAATGACTCCTGCGGAAAGATTGGAAAATAGTAAGATCATCTCTTACATAATTGGTGGTATGGGATTGATTTATATAATTTACTATTTTACTACTAATGGTTTTAGCCTGAATTTAAATATTTTAAACTTCACTTTCCTCTTTGTTGGAATCCTGCTTCACCAAACTCCTATTCGCTATGTAAAAGCTGTTGGAGAAGCTGTAAAAGGAGCAGGGGGAATTATCCTTCAGTTCCCATTCTATGCTGGTATTATGGGAATGATGGTAGGTTCAGGACTTGCTGCCATGATATCCAACTGGTTTGTAAGTATTTCTAATAAGTATACTTTTCCACTTTTCACTTTCTTGAGTGCTGGAATTATAAACTTTTTTGTACCATCTGGCGGCGGCCAATGGGCAGTACAGGCTCCTATTATGTTACCCGCAGGTATTGAGCTGGGTGTTCCTGCAGCTAAGACGGTTATGGCTGTAGCCTGGGGTGATGCCTGGACAAATATGGTCCAGCCTTTCTGGGCTCTGCCTGCTTTAGGTATTGCCGGGTTAAACGCCAAAGATATCATGGGTTATTGTGTAGTTGCTATGTTAATCTCCGGAATCTTTATCAGCCTGGGATTAATTTTTCTCTAA
- a CDS encoding tetratricopeptide repeat protein, which produces MKIKISIIPIMLLILLWILSPQLKAVSIIEDEWIKVITANKEKLANSPDDIKARFRLAVAYANLGDLKSAMNELKNLQKLDGKKMTREIIREYELEYKKNTENLFTLNYLAFAYYANGQFNKSKIFFQKIIELDAENIWAYNYLALVQGILEDYDEAIKTLKKAIKIEKNNYTYLILGLIYYQKGQLFKAMWYMGKSGNIGLDFLNDES; this is translated from the coding sequence GTGAAAATTAAAATTAGCATTATCCCAATAATGTTATTGATTCTCCTCTGGATTCTCAGCCCACAACTTAAAGCTGTAAGTATCATAGAAGATGAATGGATTAAAGTTATAACTGCTAATAAAGAGAAACTTGCCAATTCTCCCGATGATATCAAGGCCAGATTCAGATTGGCCGTCGCCTATGCTAATTTGGGTGATTTAAAAAGTGCAATGAATGAGTTAAAAAATTTGCAAAAATTAGATGGAAAGAAAATGACTCGTGAAATTATTAGAGAATATGAGTTAGAGTATAAAAAAAACACGGAAAATTTATTTACCTTAAATTATCTCGCTTTTGCTTATTATGCTAACGGTCAGTTCAACAAATCTAAAATTTTCTTCCAAAAAATTATCGAATTGGATGCTGAAAATATTTGGGCATACAACTATTTGGCTCTTGTTCAGGGAATTTTAGAAGATTATGATGAGGCTATTAAAACATTAAAAAAAGCAATAAAGATTGAGAAAAATAACTACACCTATTTGATTCTTGGTTTAATTTATTATCAAAAAGGACAGTTGTTTAAGGCAATGTGGTATATGGGAAAATCAGGAAATATTGGGTTGGACTTTTTAAATGATGAATCATAA
- a CDS encoding ABC transporter substrate-binding protein, producing MNRLFVFTLTILLLFMTGAAYAEELIKVRLCEVVHSIFYVPQYIAFNLGYFEDEKLNVELSTAWGGDKAATALITNACDIALIGPETTIYIYKQGAENYLVNFAQLTNRAGSFLLARKPMPDFTWEDVRGKVIVGNRPGGAPQMVLEWVLKRHGIIPQKDVKIITNLDFTANAGAFSGGLGDFVQLFEPSASRLESEKVGYVVASLGASADPVPYTVYIARKKYIEENPEIIQKFTNAIYRAQKWVYSHSIDEITNTIQSFFPDTDPELLYSVVKRYLEQDTWAHNPILTKEVFDHWQDIVIEAGVLDEKAPYEVLVNTIFAKKAVEMIQ from the coding sequence ATGAACCGTTTATTTGTTTTTACCCTTACAATTTTACTCCTATTTATGACCGGTGCAGCGTATGCAGAAGAGTTAATTAAGGTCAGGTTATGTGAAGTGGTTCATTCTATATTTTACGTACCCCAATACATAGCCTTTAATTTAGGGTATTTTGAAGATGAAAAATTAAATGTTGAATTAAGTACAGCCTGGGGCGGTGATAAGGCTGCTACTGCCCTCATAACCAATGCCTGTGATATTGCACTCATTGGTCCTGAAACAACCATTTATATTTACAAACAGGGGGCAGAAAACTATCTGGTTAATTTTGCCCAGTTAACAAATCGGGCTGGCTCTTTCCTATTAGCACGCAAACCCATGCCTGACTTTACCTGGGAAGATGTAAGGGGTAAAGTTATTGTTGGTAACCGCCCTGGTGGAGCACCGCAAATGGTTTTAGAATGGGTTTTAAAGAGACACGGAATTATTCCACAAAAAGACGTTAAAATTATTACCAATCTTGACTTTACCGCCAATGCAGGTGCCTTTTCTGGTGGGCTGGGTGACTTTGTTCAGTTATTTGAACCCAGTGCATCCCGCCTGGAAAGTGAGAAAGTAGGTTATGTGGTTGCATCGTTAGGTGCATCAGCAGATCCTGTTCCTTACACTGTTTATATAGCTCGAAAAAAGTATATTGAGGAAAATCCAGAGATCATTCAAAAATTTACTAATGCTATTTATCGTGCTCAGAAGTGGGTTTACAGTCACTCTATAGATGAAATTACAAATACTATACAATCCTTTTTCCCTGATACTGATCCTGAACTTCTTTATAGTGTAGTCAAAAGATATTTAGAACAGGATACCTGGGCTCATAATCCCATTCTAACTAAAGAAGTATTTGATCACTGGCAGGATATCGTTATCGAAGCAGGAGTATTGGACGAAAAAGCTCCATATGAAGTTTTGGTAAATACCATTTTTGCGAAAAAAGCAGTAGAAATGATTCAATAA
- a CDS encoding ABC transporter ATP-binding protein: MKYLTREGETEAIRDLNLTIKENEFISIVGPSGCGKSTILSLISGLIKATSGEIYIDGELVSGINSKVGYMLQEDYLYEWRTIYKNAILGLEVQNKLTPENCAKTRELLQKYGLKGFEDYYPNQLSGGMRQRAALIRTLAIDPEILLLDEPFSALDYQTKLSMEDEMYLILREQKKTVILVTHDIAEAISVSNRVVILTKRPASIKRIVEIDFEDPDLTPIKKREIPRFQRYFNIIWEELDIHV; this comes from the coding sequence ATGAAATATTTAACCAGAGAAGGAGAGACAGAAGCAATTAGAGATCTTAATCTAACCATTAAAGAAAATGAATTCATCAGCATAGTGGGACCAAGCGGTTGTGGTAAAAGTACGATCCTTTCTTTAATTTCAGGCTTGATTAAAGCAACATCAGGAGAAATTTATATTGATGGTGAATTGGTCTCAGGTATAAATAGCAAAGTAGGCTATATGCTTCAGGAAGATTATCTATATGAATGGAGGACCATTTATAAAAATGCTATTCTGGGTTTGGAAGTACAGAATAAACTGACTCCTGAAAACTGTGCAAAGACCAGAGAATTGTTGCAAAAATACGGACTTAAAGGATTTGAAGATTATTATCCAAATCAACTTTCAGGAGGAATGCGCCAAAGAGCAGCACTAATTCGTACTCTGGCTATTGATCCTGAAATCCTCCTTTTAGATGAACCATTTTCAGCTCTTGACTATCAAACCAAATTAAGTATGGAAGATGAGATGTATCTGATTTTAAGGGAACAAAAGAAAACAGTTATTCTGGTAACACATGATATTGCAGAAGCAATAAGTGTTTCCAATAGAGTAGTTATTCTGACTAAACGCCCAGCATCTATAAAGAGAATTGTAGAGATAGATTTTGAAGATCCAGACCTGACCCCAATTAAAAAACGGGAGATACCCAGATTCCAGAGATATTTCAATATTATCTGGGAGGAGCTGGATATCCATGTCTAA
- a CDS encoding ABC transporter permease, with amino-acid sequence MSKLKNWITAWLKKGAVTEEHAQYLKKQRLRDLSILILQIFILIAFFFLWELAARYKLINSFITSQPTRIWVTLAKMVIKGDLWTHIWVTVSETVIGFLSGTLIGAIVAIALWWSDYLSQLLEPYIVVLNAIPKVALGPIFIIWLSNDTPAIIAMALAISVIVTIMTLHNGFMEVEENKIKLLLTFGATKFQILKKVILPASLPTFFSALKINVGLSLVGTIVGEFLVSKAGLGYLIIYGGQVFNLSLVMSSVLILCIVAFLMYYIIALLEKWVVKWNTNSKTE; translated from the coding sequence ATGTCTAAGCTCAAAAATTGGATTACGGCTTGGCTGAAAAAGGGAGCAGTAACTGAAGAACATGCACAATATTTGAAAAAACAGAGGCTGCGTGATTTAAGTATTCTTATACTTCAAATTTTTATCCTGATTGCATTTTTTTTCTTATGGGAATTAGCTGCCAGATATAAACTAATCAATTCCTTTATAACCAGCCAACCAACCAGAATATGGGTCACATTAGCCAAAATGGTTATTAAAGGCGATTTGTGGACACATATCTGGGTCACCGTATCTGAAACAGTTATAGGATTTCTATCAGGAACACTAATAGGTGCGATTGTTGCTATAGCACTCTGGTGGTCTGATTATCTCTCTCAACTTCTTGAACCTTATATTGTGGTTTTAAATGCTATTCCCAAAGTTGCATTGGGTCCTATATTTATCATCTGGTTATCTAATGATACTCCTGCTATAATTGCAATGGCTCTTGCCATATCAGTTATTGTTACAATCATGACTTTACATAATGGATTTATGGAAGTTGAGGAAAACAAGATCAAATTACTTCTAACTTTTGGTGCAACCAAATTTCAGATTCTTAAAAAAGTTATTCTACCAGCCAGTTTACCTACTTTTTTCTCTGCTTTAAAAATCAATGTTGGCTTATCTCTGGTTGGAACTATCGTTGGAGAGTTTCTGGTTTCTAAAGCTGGTCTCGGATATCTTATTATCTATGGGGGACAGGTATTTAACTTAAGCCTGGTTATGTCCAGTGTATTAATTCTTTGCATTGTAGCATTTTTGATGTACTATATTATTGCTTTATTAGAAAAATGGGTCGTTAAATGGAATACCAATAGTAAAACAGAATAA
- the lexA gene encoding transcriptional repressor LexA, whose product MEDLSPRQRKILEFIMSEIEKKGYPPSVREIAKAVDLRSPSTVHSHLNTLEELGYIRKDPTKPRTIEVLVGDFSSNRPQKEMVHIPIVGKVTAGQPILAVENIEDFFPLPLDYIRGGKNQELFMLQIKGNSMVDAGILDGDYVIVRKQSHADNGDIVVALLEDEATVKRFFKEKDYIRLQPENSTLKPILVRDVQILGKVIGVYRNLV is encoded by the coding sequence TTGGAAGATCTTTCTCCACGTCAAAGAAAAATTTTGGAATTTATAATGAGTGAAATTGAAAAAAAAGGTTATCCACCATCTGTTCGGGAGATTGCCAAAGCCGTTGACCTTCGCTCCCCTTCGACCGTTCACAGTCATTTAAATACTCTTGAAGAATTGGGATATATTCGTAAAGACCCAACTAAACCACGGACAATTGAAGTATTAGTTGGAGACTTTTCTTCAAACCGTCCCCAAAAAGAGATGGTTCATATTCCTATAGTTGGTAAAGTTACAGCAGGACAACCTATTCTTGCTGTAGAGAATATTGAAGATTTCTTCCCTCTGCCCCTCGATTATATTCGCGGTGGTAAAAATCAGGAACTCTTTATGTTACAGATTAAAGGTAATAGTATGGTTGATGCAGGGATTCTGGATGGGGATTATGTTATAGTACGAAAGCAATCTCATGCGGATAATGGCGATATTGTAGTAGCTCTTTTAGAAGATGAGGCGACCGTGAAACGGTTTTTCAAAGAAAAAGATTACATCCGTCTGCAGCCAGAAAATTCTACTCTAAAACCAATTCTGGTGAGGGATGTACAGATTTTAGGAAAAGTTATTGGCGTTTATCGGAATCTTGTTTGA
- a CDS encoding cell division suppressor protein YneA: MKDYKKRVNIKRKSHKWRRFLFVVFGIIMIAIIIIGTRSVNSNGQLKLIEVTVSEGDTLWAIARSHYHSEGDIRKFIFRIRQINNLKTAQIYPGQVLLIPIVD, translated from the coding sequence ATGAAAGACTATAAAAAGAGAGTTAATATTAAACGAAAATCTCATAAGTGGAGAAGATTTCTATTCGTGGTTTTTGGTATTATAATGATTGCTATAATTATCATTGGAACCAGGTCTGTTAATAGTAATGGACAGCTTAAATTGATAGAAGTTACCGTTTCAGAAGGAGATACTCTCTGGGCCATAGCCAGATCTCATTATCATTCTGAAGGTGATATTCGCAAGTTTATTTTTCGCATACGACAGATTAATAACTTAAAAACTGCTCAAATTTATCCTGGACAGGTTTTATTAATACCTATAGTTGATTGA
- a CDS encoding tyrosine-type recombinase/integrase: protein MDLLEEFIIYMKELEKSSKTIDAYIRDIRQFLEIIKKPIEDIKKSDIIYYKEELTKRRLKPTSINRKLISIRQFLKFLEKDINFRNVKIQKKNYIDDEKMLTLEDVEKLAEVARQNHDRRTLAIIYTLLYTGMRISELLSLRVEDIYNDTILVKGKGKKYRDVFIPEKLRPYLESYLRVRKNTGDKLFTGQRGNLTRATVNNILKKYAKKAGINPKKVHPHNFRHLYCLTLVDKGLPLDVIADLAGHADINTTRIYTRRTKRQLLETINSI, encoded by the coding sequence ATGGATCTACTTGAAGAATTTATTATTTACATGAAGGAATTGGAAAAATCATCCAAAACAATAGATGCTTATATCAGGGATATTCGACAATTTTTGGAAATCATAAAAAAACCTATCGAGGATATAAAAAAGTCTGATATAATTTATTATAAGGAAGAATTGACAAAACGCAGACTCAAACCTACTTCAATTAATCGGAAGTTGATTTCAATTAGACAATTCTTGAAATTTCTCGAAAAAGATATTAATTTCAGGAATGTAAAAATTCAAAAAAAGAACTATATAGATGATGAAAAGATGCTTACTTTAGAAGATGTCGAAAAATTAGCTGAAGTAGCGAGACAAAATCATGATAGAAGGACATTGGCAATAATTTATACCCTATTATACACTGGAATGAGAATAAGTGAATTATTATCTTTGAGAGTTGAAGATATTTACAATGATACTATATTAGTTAAAGGAAAAGGCAAAAAATATCGAGATGTCTTTATTCCTGAGAAATTAAGACCTTATTTAGAAAGTTATCTAAGGGTTAGAAAAAATACCGGTGATAAACTTTTTACCGGCCAGAGAGGAAATCTTACAAGAGCTACAGTAAACAACATACTTAAAAAATATGCAAAAAAAGCTGGAATTAATCCGAAAAAGGTTCACCCCCACAATTTTAGACATTTATATTGTTTAACTCTTGTTGATAAAGGACTTCCTTTAGACGTGATTGCAGACCTTGCAGGTCATGCAGATATTAATACCACCCGGATATATACAAGAAGAACGAAAAGACAATTACTTGAAACAATTAATAGCATTTAA
- a CDS encoding Glu/Leu/Phe/Val family dehydrogenase, translating to MTEDLNVYQIVLHQMNQAADVIDLDLGVREILKEPMRLFTVSFPVKMDDGSVRVFVGFRCQHNDVLGPTKGGCRFHPQVNMDEVKALAAWMTYKCALVGLPYGGGKGGVICNPKELSPTELERLSRGFIQAIAPYIGPDRDIPAPDVYTNPQIMAWFMDEFSKFSGYHAPGVVTGKPLVNGGSLGRSSATARGVMFTTREAAKKIGLNLNGATVVIQGFGNAGSYSARFLHELGCKIIAVNDSRGGAYNPNGMDPDELMKYKEKTGSVSGFPGSTKIDNEGLLALKCDILIPAALENQIIKENAHNIKAKLIAEAANGPTTPGADEILYEKGVIVIPDILANAGGVTVSYFEWVQNRTNYYWTEEEVDTKLEHVMVNAFDRVWKTYEKYNVNMRIAAYIVALKRIETAMKTRGWV from the coding sequence ATGACCGAAGATTTAAATGTCTATCAGATCGTTTTACACCAGATGAATCAGGCAGCGGATGTAATAGACCTGGATTTGGGGGTAAGAGAAATTTTAAAAGAACCGATGCGATTATTTACTGTATCTTTTCCGGTCAAAATGGATGATGGTTCGGTGAGGGTATTTGTTGGATTCCGTTGCCAACATAATGACGTTTTAGGGCCAACTAAAGGTGGTTGTCGCTTTCACCCACAGGTTAATATGGATGAGGTTAAAGCTCTGGCTGCCTGGATGACTTATAAATGTGCTCTGGTAGGTCTGCCTTATGGTGGAGGCAAAGGTGGAGTAATATGTAATCCAAAAGAGTTATCACCTACTGAATTAGAACGGCTCAGCCGCGGATTTATTCAGGCTATTGCTCCTTATATCGGTCCTGATCGTGATATTCCTGCTCCTGATGTTTATACTAATCCGCAAATTATGGCCTGGTTTATGGACGAATTTAGCAAATTTAGTGGTTATCATGCCCCTGGAGTAGTTACAGGAAAACCTCTTGTAAACGGTGGTTCTTTGGGAAGAAGTTCAGCAACTGCCCGCGGAGTTATGTTTACAACCAGGGAAGCTGCTAAAAAAATTGGATTGAATTTGAATGGAGCCACAGTAGTGATTCAAGGGTTTGGAAATGCAGGTAGTTATTCTGCCAGATTTCTCCATGAACTGGGATGTAAAATCATCGCAGTTAACGATTCTAGAGGCGGAGCTTATAATCCTAATGGTATGGATCCTGATGAACTTATGAAATATAAAGAAAAGACCGGGTCTGTTAGTGGTTTTCCGGGTAGTACAAAGATAGATAACGAAGGCCTTTTAGCATTAAAATGTGATATTCTGATCCCGGCAGCCTTAGAAAATCAGATTATTAAAGAAAATGCACATAATATTAAGGCCAAGCTAATTGCTGAAGCAGCCAATGGTCCAACTACTCCTGGCGCTGATGAGATTTTATATGAAAAAGGGGTTATAGTTATTCCAGATATTCTGGCAAATGCTGGTGGTGTAACTGTTTCTTATTTTGAATGGGTACAGAATCGAACAAATTATTATTGGACAGAAGAGGAAGTAGATACTAAATTAGAACATGTTATGGTTAATGCTTTTGATAGGGTATGGAAGACTTATGAAAAGTATAATGTAAATATGAGAATTGCTGCATATATTGTTGCACTGAAGCGGATTGAAACAGCTATGAAAACCCGGGGATGGGTTTAA
- a CDS encoding PIG-L deacetylase family protein, whose product MNEAISFKKIKIEQQPCIAFILAHPDDESFIPSGTIAKYSHQGIKVIYICATRGEKGHDGNIKGQIPPDELKIIRINELERACKILGINDLYVLDYPDGHLNELNPSEPIYRLVTFLRREKPDIIITFDPTGISNHKDHITVHKWVTHAYYLCNNPFYKTERQEIYTPVKLYYLTVPSHHLISITNSKEQKRYIDNKITTIINVTDYLEEKKKAIRCHQTQCFNIQRVFKFAGGMDELDDHEYYILAHCNIPGYAYEVMENDLLDGIC is encoded by the coding sequence GTGAATGAAGCTATATCTTTTAAAAAAATTAAAATAGAACAACAGCCCTGTATTGCCTTTATTCTGGCTCATCCTGATGATGAATCTTTTATTCCATCTGGGACTATTGCTAAATACTCCCATCAAGGCATTAAGGTAATTTACATTTGCGCTACTCGGGGAGAGAAGGGACATGATGGAAACATAAAAGGTCAGATTCCACCAGATGAACTTAAAATAATACGGATTAACGAATTAGAGAGAGCCTGTAAGATCCTTGGCATTAATGATCTATATGTATTGGATTATCCTGATGGTCATCTTAATGAGTTGAATCCATCTGAACCAATTTACCGTCTGGTTACTTTCTTAAGGCGGGAAAAACCAGATATAATAATTACTTTTGATCCCACCGGAATCTCTAATCATAAAGACCATATAACCGTGCATAAATGGGTAACCCATGCCTACTATTTATGTAATAACCCATTTTATAAGACTGAACGACAAGAAATTTACACACCGGTAAAATTATATTATTTGACTGTACCCTCCCATCATTTAATCTCAATCACTAATTCTAAAGAGCAAAAAAGGTATATAGATAATAAAATTACCACAATTATTAATGTAACAGATTATCTGGAAGAGAAGAAAAAAGCAATAAGGTGTCATCAAACCCAATGTTTTAATATTCAACGAGTTTTTAAATTTGCCGGCGGAATGGATGAATTAGATGATCACGAATATTATATTTTAGCTCATTGTAATATTCCTGGGTATGCATATGAAGTGATGGAAAATGATCTTTTGGACGGAATTTGCTAG